The Couchioplanes caeruleus sequence GAGCGGCGGCTCGCCGGATCTCACCGAGGTGCTGAAAGTCGCCCGGGAGAGTGGTGCCGTCACCCTTGCGGTGACGAACAACCCCGCCTCCCCGCTTGCCGCGACCGCCGAGCTCTCGATCGACATCGCCGCCGGGCACGAGCGCGCGGTCGCCGCGACCAAGACGTACACCGCCGAGTTGCTGACGCTGTTGCTGCTGGTCGAGGGCGTGCGCAACGGGGACGGCAGGCCGGGCGCCGACGAGCGAGCGGCGCTGGAGAAGCTGCCGCAGCTCGCCGAGGAGACGCTGGCCGAGCGGGGCTCCGACGAACTCGCCCAGCGATACCGGTTCGCGTCGCGGATGGTCACCACCGGTCGCGGGTACGCGTATCCGACGGCCCGCGAGACCGCCCTGAAGCTGATGGAGACCTCCTACCTGCCGGCCCTCGCCTTCTCCGGGGCCGACCTGCTGCACGGCCCGCTCGCCATGACCGACCCCGACGTCCCGGTGCTGGCCGTCGTCGGCGGCGGCCCCGGTGGCACCTCGATGGCCGACGTGGTGAACCGGCTCGGCGAGCGCCGCGCCGACGTGGTGACGGTCGG is a genomic window containing:
- a CDS encoding SIS domain-containing protein, producing MAADIAEQPAGYSRLLEGGPAAAIAEVAARIAEQRPKHVVFVGRGTSDHAALYGAYLTEIRLGIPVGLASPSAITLYGARPDLAGALVVGVSQSGGSPDLTEVLKVARESGAVTLAVTNNPASPLAATAELSIDIAAGHERAVAATKTYTAELLTLLLLVEGVRNGDGRPGADERAALEKLPQLAEETLAERGSDELAQRYRFASRMVTTGRGYAYPTARETALKLMETSYLPALAFSGADLLHGPLAMTDPDVPVLAVVGGGPGGTSMADVVNRLGERRADVVTVGAHDIAGACGRLAVPEVDERYAPLLDILPLQKLALALALARGEDPDAPRGLKKVTATL